A region of the Gemmatimonadaceae bacterium genome:
GCTCGACGACCGCCCCGCGATCGTCGAGATCCGCGCCGGCACCGGCGGCGATGAGGCGGCGATCTTCGCCGGCGATCTCTTCCGCATGTACACGCGCTTCGCCGAAGGGCGCGGATGGAAGATCGAGATGCTGTCGCACTCCGCGGGCACGCACGACGGCGTGAAGGAAGCGATCTTCAAGATCGTCGGGAACGGCGCGTTCGGCGTGATGCGCTGGGAGTCCGGCGTGCACCGCGTGCAGCGCGTCCCCGTGACCGAGAGCCAGGGGCGAATCCACACGTCGGCTGCAACAGTCGCCGTACTCCCCGAAGCCGCTGAAGTGGACGTGAAGATCGAGGAGAAAGACCTGCGGATAGACGTGTTTCGCTCGTCGGGTCCGGGCGGGCAGTCGGTAAACACCACGGACTCCGCGGTGCGCATCACGCACATCCCGACGGGTATCGTCGTCAGCCAGCAGGACCAGAAGTCGCAGCTCCAGAACAAGCTCAAGGGGATGGAAGTGCTGCGCGCGCGGCTGCTCGATCTGCGCGTGTCGGAGCAGGAAGCCGAGCGATCGAAGATGCGGAAGACGCAGGTTGGGACCGGCGACCGCTCGGCCAAGATCCGCACGTACAACTTCCCGCAGAACCGCGTGACCGACCACCGGATCAACTTCACGCTGCACGAGCTGGATCGCGTGCTGAACGGCGGGATCGAGCCGCTAGTGGAAGCGCTGGTGGAGGCCGAGGTGGAGGAGAGACTGGGATGACGGCTGGCAGCCAGCAGCTAGCAGCTAGCAGCAAGGGGCTTCAAGCCAATAGCCAACAGCCAACAGCCAATAGCGAGCGGCCACTTCAATACGCTGAAGGAACGGCGCATTTCCGGCATCTCGAGCTTCAGGTCGACGAGAGAGTGCTGATTCCGCGGCCGGAGACCGAGGTCGTCGTGGATTGGGCGTTGCGTCTTGCCGGTGCTGGTGGCGGGATCGCCGTCGATATCGGCACGGGCAGCGGGGCGATCGCGCTTTCGCTGGCGCTGGAGGGGTCGTTCGACCGCGTGATAGCGACCGACGTCTCGGCGGACGCCATCGAGGCCGCCGCGGCCAACCTCGCGCGATTGAGGCCGACTCTGCGGACGCCCGTCGAGCTCAGGCTGGGCTCGTTTTTGGCGCCCGTGCTGGGGGTAGGCGCGCGGCTCCTGATCTCCAACCCGCCGTACATCGCCGCGGGGGAGATGCGCGCTCTTCCTGCCAACGTGCGCGGCTGGGAGCCGCCGCTAGCGCTGCTGTCAGGGGAGGACGGAATGGCCGCGACCGCGACTATCATTGAGGGAGCGCATCGGGTGCTGGCGCAGGGTGGATGGCTGGTGCTGGAGACCGATTCGACGCGCGCGCGGGCCGCGGAAGCGCTGGTCCACGCGGAGGGCCGCTATACGGACATAGCCGTTCACTCCGACCTCACCGGCCGCGACCGTGTGCTCGTCGCGCGGCTGCGATAGCTGACGAATTTCGTTCTGGAGACGTGATGCTCGAGGAAAAAGCAAAAGATCTCGGCCGGCAGATCGGCCAGACCGAGGAATACAAGCTGGTGAAGCGCTCCGGCGAGGCGCTCAACGGTGACGCCACCGCCGTCGCGCTGCTCAAGGAGATGGAGAAGATCCGCACCGACGCGCAGCGGATGATGGAGCGCGGCGAGCAGCCCACGCCCGAGATGGAGCAGCAGCTCGACGACCTACTCGGCCGCATCCAGGTGAATCCCGTGTATCAGAGCGCGATCGTGGCCCAGGAGAACTTCGACAAGCTGATGGCGCAAGTGAACGGCTGGATTCTCGACGGCATGAAGAAGGGCGCCGCCAGTCCCATCATCACGCTCGGTTGATCGGTGTCCGCCGGCGCGCTCGTCGTCTTCGAAGGCGCGGAGGGAGTCGGTAAGTCCACGCAGGTGGATTTGCTGCTGCGCCGCCTCCAGGACGCCGGCATCGCAGCCGTCTCGTTCCGCGAGCCCGGGGGCACCGCCGTCGGCGACCGGATCCGTGAGATACTGCTCCGCCCGGGTAACGTGATTTCGCCGGCCACAGAGGCGCTGTTGTTCATGGCTTCGCGCGCGGAGCTGTGCGAGCGCGAGATTGCGCCGGCGGTCGCGGCCGGGAAAATCGTCGTGCTCGACCGGTTCTTCCTCTCGACTTACGCGTATCAGATCGCGGGACGCGGATTGCCCGAAGAGGATGTGCGCGGGGCCAACAAGCTCGCGACCGGCGGTCTGGTGCCCGATCTCACGGTCATCCTGGACTATCCCGTACGGAGCGGATTGGAACGCGCGAGCGGTCGCGGGAGTAGTGACCGGATGGAGCAGCTCGACGCTGAATTTCACGAGCGGATCGGCCGGGCTTTCGCGACGTTCGCGACCGACGAGTGGTCGGCGGAGCACCCGGAGTGCGGCCGGATCGTGAGCGTGGACGCCCGCGGCAGCGCGGAGGAGGTGGCCGCTCGCGTCGCCGACGCGCTGGCGGACAATCTTCCCGACAGATTCTGGATGTTACGGCAACCGGAGCACAGTGGACTTTCTTAGGCGGCTTCGCGGCGATCAGGCGTATCGCACCGGCCTCGTCGCGGTCGTATTCCTGATCGCGATCGTCGCCGGCGGCGCGCTCGTGCATCGCGGCGCGCGCGGCGGCCCGCCCACGGCGTACGAAGCCGCGCGCCTGTACGACAACGTCAAGGCGCATATCGCGCGCGACTACGTGGATTCCATCGGCGAGGAGCAGCTCTACAGGATGTCGGTGGACGGCCTGCTGTACGAGCTCGGCGATCCGTACTCGCGCTTCCTCTCGAGCGAGCGCGCCTTGCGGCTGTCGGAGTCCACGAGCGGGAACTACGTCGGCGTCGGGATGCAGGTGGACATTCGCGACGGCTGGATCATCGTCATCGCTCCGCTGCCGGGGAGCCCCGCCGAGCGCGCGGGCTTGCAGACCGGCGACCGGATCCTGGAGATCAACGGCAAGTCCACGTTCAACTGGACGTCCGAGGAGGCGTCGCGCGCGCTGCGCGGGCCGGAAGGGAGCCCGGTGTCCGTGGTTGTTGACCGCGTGAACTTCGAGCAGCCGCTGATGCTCCGCTTCACCCGCGGCCGTGTGCACCAGAACGCTGTGCGCCGCTCCGCGATGGTGGCGCCGGGCGTCGGCTACATAGATCTCAAGATCTTCACCGATTCCACTGCCGACGAGGTCGAGCGCGCGGTCCGCGAGCTGATGGGCGCGGGGATGAAGACGCTCATCCTCGATCTGCGCGTGAACCCGGGCGGGTTACTGCACCAGGGCGTCAAGGTCGCCGATCTCTTCCTCGACCAGGGCGATCCGATCGTGCGGATCCGCGGGCGCACGCCGGACGCGAACCGCGACTTCGTGGACAGCGCGGCGCAGTCGTGGCCGCAGCTTCCGCTGGT
Encoded here:
- the prfA gene encoding peptide chain release factor 1 translates to MPSVLHRQAEAHRYRRPRRALPPEVPEEGSLSLRDRLAEALQRAAEVERELSDPKTTRDPQRFASLGREHQRLGAVVELGGRIDKLTNELEQARELVSVDDPEMAAEARAEVRKLEEQLEDLERKLKPVLIPPDPLDDRPAIVEIRAGTGGDEAAIFAGDLFRMYTRFAEGRGWKIEMLSHSAGTHDGVKEAIFKIVGNGAFGVMRWESGVHRVQRVPVTESQGRIHTSAATVAVLPEAAEVDVKIEEKDLRIDVFRSSGPGGQSVNTTDSAVRITHIPTGIVVSQQDQKSQLQNKLKGMEVLRARLLDLRVSEQEAERSKMRKTQVGTGDRSAKIRTYNFPQNRVTDHRINFTLHELDRVLNGGIEPLVEALVEAEVEERLG
- a CDS encoding HemK/PrmC family methyltransferase, which produces MTAGSQQLAASSKGLQANSQQPTANSERPLQYAEGTAHFRHLELQVDERVLIPRPETEVVVDWALRLAGAGGGIAVDIGTGSGAIALSLALEGSFDRVIATDVSADAIEAAAANLARLRPTLRTPVELRLGSFLAPVLGVGARLLISNPPYIAAGEMRALPANVRGWEPPLALLSGEDGMAATATIIEGAHRVLAQGGWLVLETDSTRARAAEALVHAEGRYTDIAVHSDLTGRDRVLVARLR
- a CDS encoding YlbF family regulator, which encodes MLEEKAKDLGRQIGQTEEYKLVKRSGEALNGDATAVALLKEMEKIRTDAQRMMERGEQPTPEMEQQLDDLLGRIQVNPVYQSAIVAQENFDKLMAQVNGWILDGMKKGAASPIITLG
- the tmk gene encoding dTMP kinase — protein: MSAGALVVFEGAEGVGKSTQVDLLLRRLQDAGIAAVSFREPGGTAVGDRIREILLRPGNVISPATEALLFMASRAELCEREIAPAVAAGKIVVLDRFFLSTYAYQIAGRGLPEEDVRGANKLATGGLVPDLTVILDYPVRSGLERASGRGSSDRMEQLDAEFHERIGRAFATFATDEWSAEHPECGRIVSVDARGSAEEVAARVADALADNLPDRFWMLRQPEHSGLS
- a CDS encoding S41 family peptidase; the encoded protein is MDFLRRLRGDQAYRTGLVAVVFLIAIVAGGALVHRGARGGPPTAYEAARLYDNVKAHIARDYVDSIGEEQLYRMSVDGLLYELGDPYSRFLSSERALRLSESTSGNYVGVGMQVDIRDGWIIVIAPLPGSPAERAGLQTGDRILEINGKSTFNWTSEEASRALRGPEGSPVSVVVDRVNFEQPLMLRFTRGRVHQNAVRRSAMVAPGVGYIDLKIFTDSTADEVERAVRELMGAGMKTLILDLRVNPGGLLHQGVKVADLFLDQGDPIVRIRGRTPDANRDFVDSAAQSWPQLPLVVLVDRRSASASEIVAGALQDLDRAAIIGQPTYGKGSAQTVFPMAAEHTGAVKLTTARWYTPLGRTIAQPSERASPLLEESEKKRTRFRSMGGRTILGGGGIVPDALAGDTAEAPQAAELLRQLGPNVRRFRDAITDYALGAKRAGNGIAPGFVVTQPMLDDLWNRMRQRGIDVPKVIYDDAAQYVSRVLGYEIARYVLGPEAEFHRRAADDAVIMAALSAINGARDARDLVQRVEAMGADAEKQALRE